The genomic stretch CTTCGCCAAGGCCAAGGCCGTGGCCCCCACCTCCACTCTGGTCCTTCTGACCGGAGAGACCGGCACGGGCAAGAGCGCCATGGCCCGCCTCATCCACGACCATAGCGCCCGGGCCGGTCGGCAGTTCATCAGCGTCCACTGCGGGGCCATCCCCGATACCCTCATCGAAAGCGAACTCTTCGGCCACGAAAAAGGGGCCTTCACCGGGGCCCAGGCCCGCAAACAGGGCACCTTTGAACTGGCCCACGGCGGAACCATCCTGCTGGACGAGATCGGAACCCTGTCCCCGGCCGCCCAGGTCAAGCTCCTCCAGGTCCTTCAGGACCGGACCTTCCACCGCGTCGGCGGGACCCAGGAGATCACGGCCGACGTCCGGGTCATCGCCGCCACCAACGCTGACCTGCGCGATCTCTCCCGCAGCGGATCCTTCCGGCCCGACCTCTACTACCGACTGAATGTCTTCCCTCTGGAAATCCCCCCCCTGCGGGAGAGGCGCGAGGACATTCCTCTCCTGGTCCGGACCTTTCTCCGCCGCCTGAACCGGGAACACGGCCGCGAGGTTCAGGCCCTTGATCCCAGAGTGACGGAGGCCCTCCAGGTCTACGACTGGCCCGGCAACGTCCGAGAACTGGAAAACCTCATCGAACGGGCCTTCATCTTGGAAAACTCCAGAATCCTGACCCCTGACTCCTTTCCCGCCGAAATTTTCCCGGCCGGAGATGCCGTCCATGACCTGCCTCCGGACACCTCCATGACCCTGGCCGCCTTCCGGGCCAAGGCCGTGGACCAGGCCGAATGTCTCTACCTCAGAGAACTCCTGGCCCGGAACCGCGGCCGCATG from Deltaproteobacteria bacterium encodes the following:
- a CDS encoding sigma-54-dependent Fis family transcriptional regulator is translated as MIWNICVAGCPPEELAILERCFPESALHSAGNLEQTLTVLESTPCDILFVDLGLFPSRGRRTALESIRAVGQGIPFILLAPSSRVREAVAAVRAGADNYLTRPLVPEEVHYVAESLLELKRFEAELANLRDAFWRHDPSGIAHTNSPLMRQVFAKAKAVAPTSTLVLLTGETGTGKSAMARLIHDHSARAGRQFISVHCGAIPDTLIESELFGHEKGAFTGAQARKQGTFELAHGGTILLDEIGTLSPAAQVKLLQVLQDRTFHRVGGTQEITADVRVIAATNADLRDLSRSGSFRPDLYYRLNVFPLEIPPLRERREDIPLLVRTFLRRLNREHGREVQALDPRVTEALQVYDWPGNVRELENLIERAFILENSRILTPDSFPAEIFPAGDAVHDLPPDTSMTLAAFRAKAVDQAECLYLRELLARNRGRMDRSAQEAGITTRQLRKLVLRHSLRKEDFKIL